A single window of Vigna radiata var. radiata cultivar VC1973A chromosome 4, Vradiata_ver6, whole genome shotgun sequence DNA harbors:
- the LOC106758324 gene encoding uncharacterized protein LOC106758324, giving the protein MATTQEKVSLNLVVNKDTNKVLFAEAKKDFVDILCSFLTLPLGTIIRLVENESNMGPVTIGSLNSFYHSVEALDGGFRWRQGYNKQMLLRPRNTAEDFCKTLKVNIDDTPPRERFVYRGSFPECSQNGFVNDVATFVITDDLILMPKSVDYPRLAILQDLGIKGPFSLKEITVDVTKKKVLDLLKCSLLSESCLTDMLLEKKPLIERPTVFSGSVENNGDIKFAMKLFIRKSDGKVLYGLGAKEIANMLLSFLTFPLGGVVRKLGGNSCVGSIDGLYKSIVDMNDLYFMSKFAKNRLVDPYLLLLMSLIDFGSSTTNEGNVRMFAITDDLVVTLYSPTSDLNCIGQITEKIISIGLVEVILYVVLFLLFFFLCVCFEHFFHFYHGFSLVLMQCLNILKASLTSTSALTVGLAHLLPEFTDLVSSHDDENSLPDASLIEGVSSSEEFDEPDSSSSSGESDRSCDVSDSTSSSSYPWPSDDTDSFEFI; this is encoded by the exons ATGGCTACTACTCAAGAGAAAGTGTCGTTGAACCTTGTAGTGAACAAAGACACAAACAAAGTCTTATTTGCCGAAGCTAAGAAAGACTTCGTAGATATCTTATGTAGCTTCTTAACCCTACCTTTAGGAACCATCATCAGACTTGTGGAAAACGAGTCCAACATGGGTCCAGTAACAATAGGTTCTCTCAATTCATTCTATCATAGTGTGGAAGCTCTTGACGGCGGGTTCCGGTGGAGACAGGGATATAATAAGCAAATGCTATTGCGTCCCAGGAACACGGCCGAAGATTTTTGCAAAACTCTTAAGGTTAACATTGATGACACTCCCCCCAGAGAAAGATTTGTCTATCGTGGGTCTTTTCCGGAATGTTCACAGAATGGATTTGTCAATGATGTTGCGACTTTTGTCATCACTGATGATCTGATTCTAATGCCAAAATCTGTGGACTATCCAAGATTGGCTATACTGCAGGATTTGGGAATCAAAGGTCCGTTTTCATTGAAGGAAATTACAGTGGATGTCACCAAGAAAAAG gTACTGGATTTGTTGAAGTGTTCTCTCCTTTCCGAATCATGTTTGACAGATATGCTATTAGAAAAGAAACCACTCATTGAGAGGCCAACGGTTTTCTCAGGTAGTGTTGAGAATAATGGCGACATCAAATTCGCAATGaagctatttataagaaaatcagATGGCAAAGTTTTGTATGGTCTTGGGGCAAAAGAAATCGCAAACATGCTTTTAAGTTTTCTGACCTTTCCTTTGGGAGGAGTTGTGCGTAAGTTGGGAGGAAATAGCTGTGTGGGCAGCATCGATGGATTATACAAAAGCATAGTTGATATGAATGACTTATATTTCATGTCAAAATTTGCAAAAAACAGGCTTGTTGATCCTTACTTGCTCCTTTTGATGTCACTAATTGATTTTGGATCATCGACAACTAATGAAGGTAATGTGAGGATGTTTGCTATTACCGATGATTTGGTCGTAACACTATATTCTCCCACATCAGATTTAAATTGCATTGGCCAGATTACGGAAAAGATTATCAGCATTGGCCTCGTGGAGGTAATTCTATATGtagttttatttcttctttttttttttttgtgtgtgtgttttgaaCATTTCTTCCACTTTTATCATGGTTTCTCACTTGTTTTGATGCAGTGTCTTAATATACTGAAAGCATCGTTGACGTCGACATCTGCTCTCACAGTTGGTCTCGCTCACTTGTTACCTGAATTTACTGATCTGGTTTCATCACACGATGATGAGAATTCACTACCAGATGCATCTTTAATAGAAGGTGTGTCTTCATCAGAAGAATTTGATGAACCGGACAGTTCATCTTCATCAGGCGAATCAGACCGTTCGTGTGACGTATCAGACAGTACGAGTTCATCATCCTATCCGTGGCCATCAGACGATACGGATTCATTCGAGTTCATCTGA